The Mastomys coucha isolate ucsf_1 unplaced genomic scaffold, UCSF_Mcou_1 pScaffold14, whole genome shotgun sequence genome window below encodes:
- the Plekhb2 gene encoding pleckstrin homology domain-containing family B member 2 — protein MAFVKSGWLLRQSTILKRWKKNWFDLWSDGHLIYYDDQTRQSVEDKVHMPVDCINIRTGHECRDIQPPDGKSRDCLLQIVCRDGKTISLCAESTDDCLAWKFTLQDSRTNTAYVGSAILSEETAVAASPPPYAAYATPTPEVYGYGPYSGAYPTGTQVVYAANGQAYAVPYQYPYAGVYGQQPANQVIIRERYRDNDSDLALGMLAGAATGMALGSLFWVF, from the exons atggcatTCGTGAAGAGCGGATGGTTACTTCGACAGA gcACCATTCTGAAACGCTGGAAAAAGAATTGGTTCGACCTGTGGTCGGACGGCCACCTGATCTACTACGATGACCAGACTCGGCAGAGTGTAGAGGATAAGGTCCACATGCCCGTGGACTGCATCAATATCCGCACGGGGCATGAGTGTCGGG ACATCCAGCCTCCGGATGGGAAGTCCAGAGACTGTCTACTGCAGATCGTTTGCCGAGACGGGAAGACCATCAGTCTCTGTGCAGAGAGCACAGACGATTGCCT ggCATGGAAGTTTACACTGCAGGATTCCAGAACGAACACA GCTTACGTTGGCTCAGCAATCCTGTCTGAAGAGACTGCAGTGGCCGCGTCGCCGCCTCCTTACGCAGCCTATGCTACACCGACCCCTGAG gtcTACGGCTATGGTCCATACAGTGGCGCATACCCAACAGGAACTCAAGTTGTCTATGCCGCCAACGGGCAGGCGTATGCTGTGCCGTACCAGTACCCATATGCAG gaGTTTATGGACAACAGCCTGCCAACCAAGTCATCATCCGTGAGCGGTACCGAGACAATGACAGTGACCTGGCTCTGGGCATGCTTGCCGGGGCAGCCACAGGCATGGCCCTGGGCTCTCTGTTCTGGGTCTTCTAG
- the LOC116088288 gene encoding proline-rich protein 36-like — MPPLSTARPSLLAAMPPLPAATPPLPAAMPSLPTAMPPLPAATPSLPAATPPLSAATPSLPCPLPCLLCLLPRLSCPLPRLLCLLPRLPCPAHCHAFSACCHAFPAHCHAFLACCHASFVCCHAYSARCHAFLARCHSSAHCHAFPALPTATPSLPAATPFLPTATPSLPAAMPPLSAATPTLPAATPSLPAATPLPTATPSLPTATPSLATATPPLSAAMPSLPAARPPPPAALPLPP; from the coding sequence atgcctcccctgTCCACTGCCAGGCCTtctctgcttgctgccatgcctcctttGCCCGCTGCCACGCCTCCTCTGCccgctgccatgccttccctaccCACTGCCATGCCTCCTCTGCCCGCTGCCACgccttccctgcctgctgccacgcCTCCTTTGTCTGCTGCCACGCCTTCCCTGCCCTGCCcactgccatgccttctctgcctgctgccacgCCTTTCCTGCCCACTGCCACGCCTCCTTTGTCTGCTGCCGCGCCTTCCCTGCCCTGCCCACTGCCACGccttctctgcctgctgccacgCCTTTCCTGCCCACTGCCACGCCTTCCTTGCCTGCTGCCACGCCTCCTTTGTCTGCTGCCACGCCTACTCTGCCCGCTGCCACGCCTTCCTTGCCCGCTGCCACTCCTCTGCCCACTGCCACGCCTTCCCTGCCCTGCCCACTGCCACAccttctctgcctgctgccacgCCTTTCCTGCCCACTGCCACGCCttccttgcctgctgccatgcctcctttGTCTGCTGCCACGCCTACTCTGCCCGCTGCCACGCCTTCCCTGCCCGCTGCCACTCCTCTGCCCACTGCCACGCCTTCCCTGCCCACTGCCACGCCTTCCCTGGCCACTGCCACACCTCCTTTGTcagctgccatgccttccctgcccgCTGCCAGGCCTCCTCCACCTGCTGCCTTGCCTCTTCCACCATGA